The Bemisia tabaci chromosome 5, PGI_BMITA_v3 genome includes a window with the following:
- the LOC109039166 gene encoding LYR motif-containing protein 2 has translation MGSKLPQSTLSLKQFMLRKEVLKQYKTFLKTIKRVPDEQSRLELLDWIRRDYKNNKHHSDEQTIKVMLKFGEKHLKDLETNLDLSGNF, from the exons ATGGGTAGCAAACTCCCGCAATCCACATTAAGTCTGAAGCAG TTTATGCTGAGGAAAGAGGTGCTGAAGCAGTACAAAACTTTTCTAAAGACTATTAAACGTGTGCCTGATGAGCAGAGTAGACTAGAACTTCTAGATTGGATCAGACGTGACTACAAGAACAATAAGCATCATTCTGATGAG CAAACCATCAAAGTGATgttaaaatttggtgaaaaGCACTTGAAGGACTTAGAAACAAATCTAGATCTCTCTGGAAATTTCTAA
- the TfIIB gene encoding transcription initiation factor IIB → MMAGSSRFDANTVCCPSHPDANLIEDYRAGDQICEECGLVVGDRVIDVGSEWRTFSNEKSGVDPSRVGGPENPLLGGGDLSTIIGPGRGSASYDEMGVSIYHNRRSMSTSDRALIGAFKEINAMADRINLPKTIVDRANNLFKQVHEGKNLKGRANDAIASACLYIACRQEGVPRTFKEICAVSKISKKEIGRCFKSILKALETSVDLITTGDFMSRFCSNLALPNMVQKAATHIARKAVELDVVSGRSPISVAAAAIYMASQASEDKRTQKEIGDIAGVADVTIRQSYKLMYPHAAKLFPDDFKFATPIEQLPQM, encoded by the coding sequence ATGATGGCTGGGAGTTCCAGATTTGACGCCAACACTGTGTGCTGCCCCTCTCATCCAGACGCTAACCTGATAGAAGACTACAGAGCTGGAGACCAAATTTGTGAGGAATGTGGATTGGTTGTTGGTGACAGAGTAATCGATGTTGGTTCTGAGTGGAGAACCTTCAGTAATGAAAAGAGTGGAGTCGATCCCTCTCGTGTTGGTGGACCAGAAAATCCTCTATTAGGTGGTGGAGATTTATCAACAATCATTGGCCCTGGTCGAGGAAGTGCATCATATGACGAGATGGGCGTTTCTATCTATCACAACAGACGTTCAATGAGCACATCAGATAGAGCATTGATCGGTGCTTTCAAAGAAATTAATGCAATGGCTGATCGCATCAATCTTCCAAAGACAATTGTGGACCGTGCTAATAACCTGTTTAAACAGGTTCATGAAGGCAAGAATCTGAAAGGTCGTGCAAATGATGCTATTGCATCTGCTTGCTTGTACATTGCTTGCAGACAGGAAGGTGTTCCTCgtacatttaaagaaatttgtGCTGTTAGTAAAATTAGTAAGAAAGAGATAGGCAGATGCTTCAAGTCAATTCTGAAAGCTTTGGAAACTAGCGTGGATCTTATTACAACTGGTGACTTCATGTCAAGATTTTGCAGTAACCTTGCCCTACCAAACATGGTACAAAAGGCTGCCACGCATATTGCACGCAAAGCTGTTGAATTAGACGTTGTGTCTGGTAGATCTCCAATATCAGTGGCCGCTGCAGCTATTTATATGGCATCGCAAGCCTCTGAAGACAAGAGGACGCAAAAAGAAATTGGTGATATTGCTGGAGTTGCTGATGTGACTATCAGACAATCGTATAAACTTATGTATCCGCATGCAGCAAAATTGTTTCCTGATGACTTCAAATTTGCCACTCCAATTGAACAGTTGCCCCAGATGTAA